CGGGGAGGCCGCCCTCGTCCTCGAAGGCTTGCACATCCTGGCCGCAAACGACGCCTTCTGTCGCATGACGGGCTACCGCGCCGAGGAACTGCTCGTCCTGGAAAGCTGCCTGGAGCTTGCGGCCTTGACGGATCGCCCCTTCCTGGAGCATCGCCACCGGCAGCGCCTCGCCAACCCCGGAGGAATCTCGCACGCCGAGACCCGCATCCGCCACCGGGACGGACAGACGCTCGACGTGTCGGTCTCGGTCAAGCCCCTGCTGCCCGACGTCCACCGCTACATCGTGCTCGTGCGCGACATCACGCAGCAGAAGCGGAACCAGGAGGATCTCCGGCGCGCCAACGAGCAGTTCGCGATCATCCTGCAGGGGGTGGCGGACGGCATCTTCGCGATGGATGGGGCGGGCGATCTCGTCTATGCCAACGACGCTGCCCTTCGCTTCTACGGCTTCACGCGCGCGCAGGCCGAGCTCGTCGACTGGAAGGCCCAGCTCTCACGCCAGGTCGCCTTCTCGGAGATCGGGGGCAGCCCGATCCCGATCGATCGCCTGCCCATCATGCGGGCCCTGGCGGGCGAGGTCGTCCCCGGTCAGGTGATGGACTACCACTTCCTCGAAACAGGGGAGCGTCGCGTCGCCATGGTGAAGGCGACGCCCGCCTTCGACGCGGAAGGCAGGGTGCGCTTCGCGATCGCCATCGTCACCGACCTGACCGAGCGCACGCGCCTCGATCGCCTCAAGGGCGACTTCCTGAACGCCGTGACCCACGAGCTGCGCACGCCCCTCACCTCGATCAAGGCCTACGCCGAGTTCCTCGAGGATGAGCTGCTCGGCTCGCTCTCGCCCGAGCAGCACGCGTTCATCGCCCAGCTCCAGCGTGGGACGCGACAGCTGGAGGTCCTGGTTGACGACCTGCTGGACTTCGCGCGAATCGAGGCAGGCGAGTTCGTGGTGCGGCCGCAGCCGTGCGACGCGGCGGCCATCGTCAGACAGGTGGCCGAGGCCTTCGACCCCATCGCGCAGGCCCGAGAGCTCTCGCTCACGGTGAGCGCCCCGGGCGCGCCCCTGGAGATCCAGGCGGATCCCAACCGCCTGGTCCAGATCCTCAACAACCTCATGAGCAACGCCCTGAAGTTCACCCCCGCGGGGGGCTCGGTGAGTCTCGGCCTCCAGGGGGCCGATGCCGAGACCACCTTCGTCGTGGCGGACACGGGGATCGGGATCCCGTCGGAGCACATGCCGCACCTCTTCACCAAGTTCTACCAGGCCGAGAGCTCGTTGACCCGCAACTACAAGGGCACCGGGCTCGGCTTGCCCATCACCAAGGCCCTGGTCGAGGCTCACGGGGGCACCATCTCGGTGGCGAGCGTGCCGGGGGCGGGCTCCACCTTCACCATCCGTCTGCCTCACGCCTGAGTCCGTGGACGCCCCCCATGGGGCAGGATATAATGGGTCTGCGAGATCGGGCCGTCAGGTGCGCGCCGCTCGCCAGTTCCACTCCCTTGCGAGGTCCTCCATGCTCAGTCCCACCACCGTCGCCATCGTCGCCATCGGCGCGCTCGTCGTCTTCGGCCCCAAGAAGCTCCCCGAGCTGGCACGCTCGCTCGGCAAGAGCCTCGCCGAGTTCAAGGCCGGCGCCGAGGAGGCCCAGGATGTCCTGAAGCGCGAGATCAACCGCCCCGCCGAAGCCCCCAGGTCCGAAGCCTCCGCGAGCGAGGCCAAGCGCGACGACGCTTAATCTGCTTTGACTCCGGAGTACCAGGTGCCAAATCCCTTCGCTATCAAATCCGCTTATCAGCCCGCGGGCGACCAGCCCACGGCGATCGCCAAGCTCAAAGAAGGGCTCGACCAGGGGATGGCCGCCCAGACCCTCCTGGGAGCGACCGGCACCGGCAAGACCTACACCATCGCGCAGGTGATCCAGGCTGCCCAGCGGCCGACGCTCGTCATCGCGCACAACAAGACCCTCGCCGCCCAGCTCTGCAACGAGCTGCGCGAGTTCTTCCCGGACAACCGGGTCGAGTTCTTCATCTCCTACTACGACTACTACCAGCCCGAGGCCTACATCCCCTCGAGCGACACCTACATCGAGAAGACCTCGAGCGTCAACGACGAGATCGACAAGCTTCGCCACTCGGCCACGCGCTCGCTCCTGGAGCGCCGCGACACCATCGTCGTGGCCTCGGTCTCGTGCATCTACGGCCTGGGTGCCCCGGAGGAGTACCTCAAGGGCACCGTCTTCCTCAATCGAGGCGACGAGCTCGGCCGCGATGCGCTGCTCATGCACCTGGTCGGCGTCCAGTACGAGCGCAACGACGTGGAGCTGATGCGCGGGCGCTTCCGGGTCAGGGGCGACACGCTCGAGATCGTTCCGGCCTGGGAGGAGAACGTCTTTCGGATCGAGTTCTTCGGCGACGAAATCGATCGCATCACCGAGATCGATCCGGTCACCGGCGAGGTCGTCAGCACCCGCGACGAGCTCGCGATCTACCCGGCCAAGCACTTCGTCACCTCCGAAGACCGCATGCAGGCGATCATCGCCGACATCGAGGCCGAGCTCGCACGTCGCCTGCCCGAGCTGCGCGGCGCCAACAAGCTGCTGGAGGCCCAGCGCCTGGAGCAGCGCACCAACTACGACCTGGAGATGATCCGCGAGATCGGCTACTGCAACGGGGTGGAGAACTACTCGCGCCACTTCACCGGCCGTGCGCCGGGAGAGCCGCCCCCCACCCTGCTCGACTACTTTCCCGACGACTTTTTGGTGGTCATCGACGAGAGCCACGTGAGCATCCCCCAGATCCAGGGGATGTTCCACGGCGATCGCGTCCGAAAGGAAACCCTGGTCGAGCACGGCTTCAGGCTGCCGAGCGCGAAGGACAACCGCCCGCTCAAGATCGACGAGTTCTGGGAGCGGGTCGGCCAGAAGATCTTCGTCTCGGCGACGCCGGGGGACTACGAGCTGAGGGTGTCGGATCGGGTGGTCGAGCAGATCATCCGGCCGACGGGCCTTCTGGACCCCGAGGTGCTGGTCCGGCCCATCGAGGGGCAGATCGACGACCTGGTGGGCGAGATCCGAGAGCGCGTCGCGCGCGAGGAGCGCGTCCTGGTCACGACCCTCACCAAGAAGATGGCCGAGGACCTGACCGAGTACCTCCAGGAGATCGGCATCCGGGTGCGCTACCTTCACTCGGACATCAAGAGCCTCGAGCGCATCGAGATCCTCCGCGACCTGCGCCTGGGGGCCTTCGACGTGCTGGTGGGGGTGAACCTGCTGCGAGAGGGGCTCGATCTGCCCGAGGTCTCGCTGGTGGCGATCCTCGACGCCGACAAGGAGGGCTTCCTGCGCGCGCACCGATCGCTCATCCAGATGATCGGCCGAGCCGCTCGCCACCCCAAGGGCAAGGTCCTGATGTACGCCGACAAGATGACCGATTCCATGGTCAAGGCCCTGGAGGAGACCGAACGCCGCCGCGCGCTGCAGTTCGCCCACAACGAGCGGCACGGGATCGTCCCCAAGGCGATCGTCAAGAGCACGCGCAACCTGATTCTCGAGAGCCTCAGCGCGGTGGACAAGACGGCGGCCGCGGTCCCCATGAGCGCCCCGGCGAACCCCGGCGACCTCGCCGGCATGATCAAGGACCTGGAGGTCCAGATGAAGGCAGCCGCCGCGATCCTGGACTTCGAGACGGCGGCCGCCCTGCGCGATCGCATCCAGGGCCTGCGCGCGCAGCAGGAGAAGGCCCGCAAGGACATGAAGCTTCATGGCTGATCTGCGCACGCACCGCGAGCTCACGGAGAGGGGCGAGGCGGCCATCGTCTCGGCCCTCTTGGCGCTGGGGGACGCCTACGTCGTCCTCCCGCACCTGCTCCTGAGCGGCATGCTCGGCCCGCGCAACCCCGACGACCTCGACGTGGTCGTGCTTGGGCCCGCCGGGGCCGCGCTGATCGAGTACCGTCACTGGCATGGACGCTTGACCGTTTCCGAGGCGCCGACCCCCTGGATCCTGCACTACGCGGCGGGCGGCTCGGAGCCGCGGCCCAACCCGGTGTCGAGCTTGCGCGACAAGGCCCAGGCCCTGCTCGAGCACCTGAGCGCCAGCGGCGCGGCGCCCGCGACCGTCCTCAAGGCGGTGGTCGTGCCTGACCGCACCCGGATCGAGGGCGAGGCACAGGAGCCTGTCATGCCCCTTTCGGCGCTCGCGCTCTGGCTGGAAGGGGCCCTGAGCGGGCCCGCCTCGCCATGGACCTTGCAGGCCGCCGATCTCCTGCGCCCGCCGGTCCCGCCCCGGATGGTCAACCAGTATCGCCTGACCTCGCTGCTCGGGCGGGAGGGGGATCACACCACCTACCTCGCCTTCGACACCCTCAAGCATCGCCTGGTCACCCTCCGGGAGATGCCCTACGATCCCTTCCAGCGCCCCGAGGACCTGGACCGCGCCCGGACCGAGCTCCTGCGCGAGGCCAAGCTGACCATGGAGCTGTTCCACCCGGCGATCGCCCGGATCGACCAGCTCATCCCGCAGGACGATTGCTACTACGTCGTGGGAGAGTGGATCGAGGGGGCCCAGAACCTGCGCGAGGCCCTTTCGCACGGCGTCCTGACCGTCGAGAGCGCGCTGGATCTGGCGATCGCCTGCGCCGATGCCCTGGCCTACGCCCATGGCCGCGGGATTGTGCATCGCAACGTTCGGCCCGAGAACATCCTGCTTGCCGGCCGCGCCGTGAAGCTGACCAACTTCAAGATGGCCAAGAAGGCGGATCTCGGCACGCGGTCCACCTTCGACCTGCGCCAGATGGCCCAGGAGAACCCTTACGCGGCCCCCGAGTTCAAGCTCGGTGCCGAGGGGCACCACCGGGTGGACGTTCGCGCCGACGTGTACGCCCTGGGGGCCGTCCTCTACGAGGCCCTGAGCGGCAACCCGCCGGTCCACCTGGACGAGAAGTACTGGCATGCGCCCTCTGCCTCGCGCTCGGGCATCCCCGAGGGCCTCGACGCGGCCATCCAGCAGGCCCTGCGCTTCGATCCCGCCCAGCGCTTCTCGACCATGGCGGCCTTCCGCGAGCGCTTGCTCGCCATTCGCGAGGGGCGCTCGGCCGATCCCAAGCCCGCGCGCTACGTGGAGCGCCGCCTGGTAAAGCGGACGCGCAACAGCCTGCTTTACAGGGCGCTCGATCGGGAGCGGGGCCACGAGGTGGCCCTCAAGAAGATCCTGCTCGATCCCGCCGTCTGCCCCGACGCCCGAAGCGCGGCGGTGCAGCGCCTGCTCCGCGAGGCCCAGATCGCGCGGACCCTCGTGCACCCGCGCATCGTGACGGTGCTCGACCAGTTCGTCGAGGACGAGGACCCGTACGTGGTCATGGAGTGGCTGGAGGGCCACGACGTCCGCGAGCACCTGGACGGTCGCCGCGCGGCGCTGACGTGCGAGGAGGCCCTGGACCTGGTGCGGCAAGCGGGCGAGGCGCTGAGCTACGCGCACGAGCAAGGGATCGTCCATTGCGACCTGAAGCCCGAGAACCTCATGCGCGAGGGTAGCCGGGTGACCGTGCTGGACTTCGGCCTGGCCTCGCGCGTGGGGGCCGACCCCTCGCCGGAAGCGCTGCCGGCAGGGACCCCGCGCTACATGGCGCCCGAGGTGCTTCAAGGCCTTGCGGCGGACCCGCGATCCGACGTGTTCTCGCTGGCGGTGGTGCTCTACGAGCTGCTGACGGGCCGCTATCCTTACGGCCCCGAGGTCCTCATGGGCCGCTTCGCGCCGAGCGAGAGCGAGACCATGCTCGCTCCGCCCAGCCACCTGAACCTCGCGGTGCCGCCCGCGCTGGATGCGCCCCTCATGAGGGCCCTGGCCGTTGCGCCCGAGGCGCGGACCCCCACCATGGCCGAATTTCTCGCCGAGCTCGCGGCAGCGGACGAGGCGATGAACGCGGGGGGCTTCCTGCCGCGCGGGAACGCGCCCCTCAGGGCCCTTTTCCTGGGCGGGCTGGGGCTGGTCGTGGTCGGGGGGCTGGGGCTCGGCGTCTATCTCGGCGGGCCTGGCCTGATCGGCGGCTTGCCACAGCAAAGCGCGCCCCAGCCCTCGCCGGCCGACGCTTTCGCGTCGCGTCCTGCCCTCGAGCGGACCCCGGCACCCCTTCCAAGCGAGGTTCCCGCCCCGGAGCCGACCCCGCAGCCGACGCAGGCCCCGGTCACGCCCGCGCACGAGGTGAGCTGGGCGAGCAGCGCGGTCAGCATCAACGGGGTGACGGTGCGGGTCGAGCGCATCATCGGGGACAAGGGGCAGAGCCTGGTGACCCTGAAGGTGACCAACGGAACCGATGCGGTGGTGAGCTTCCTCAAGCCGCAAGAGGCGCTCGGTCGCCTCGTCATCACCGACGATCTCAGCGGCGATTACAGCCGGGACGTGGACTGGACCTCGTTGCCCCTGGTCCTTTCCCAGGTCGAGGCGGGGCAGACGGCCGAAGGCACCCTGCGCCTGACCCGCACCATCGACCCCGCCGCGGGGATGGTGCGCCTGCTGCTCAAGGAGGACGGCGGGGTGAGCCGCGAATTCTTGCTGCGCGCCTATCGTCTCGAGAACTGAACCGGCGGGGGCTTCAGCCGAGCCGGCAAACGTCGAGGTCCCCGGCCAGCTGGCCGGGGACCTCGAGATTATTGGGAGGGTTGAGGCTTACTTGCCGCCCTGGATGAAGCCCACCCCGCCCCCGCTGGGGGGAACGATGCCGATGGCGAAGTTCGCGAACGAGGGGGAAGCGACCGACCCGATGTCATTGAAGCTCATGGTGCCGGCGCCGGTCGAATAGAAAATGACGCCAGCGCTGGCCGTGCTGGTATAGCCCAGCGAGCTGGCCCAGCTGCCGCTTGCGACCGACGGGGTGATGGCGCCGCCCCAGGGGCTGCTCTTCGCATCGTCGCGACGCGCTTCCCATGCGGTCTGCAGGCCCGCAGCATCGGGATAGCTACCCCCGCGGTTCGCCGAGATCTCTTCGGCCATGGTCGCGAGCGCGAGGACCTTCTCTTGAGCCTTCGAGTTGCCCGCGGAAATCTTGGACTGGTTGTACAGGGTGATGGCGCCTGCCAGCACGATGACACCGATGACGATCGCGAGCGACACCTCGATCAGGGTGAAGCCGGATTGATTGTTGCGCCGAGACATCTTCACTTGAGAAGTCCTCCTAGAACACACGATTACTTGCAGTCTATACCCCTGCCTGATTACTTCTAACAGCGTCAGGACGCGATTCTCAATTCTTCACGCTAACCCCCAGGCGCTCGAGCGCATTCTTCGCCACCTGTCTAACGCTCGGGTCCCGGCTGTCCTCCAGGATGCGCCGCCACACCTGGGCTGCGAGGTCCTTGCGCGTGGCCTGCTCGTACATCCTGGCGACGAAGTAGCGCGCCTCGGGGGGAGCCCCGGGCAGGGAGGCCGCGCGCGCGTAGTAGCCCGCCGCGCGCATGTTGTCGTTCCCGAAGAAGAACAGGGTGAATCCCGTCTGATAGGGGAACCAGTAGTCGCGGGGATGATGCCTGGCGCCCTTGTCGAGGAGGGCCACCGCCTCATCCACACGGCCGCTGTCGGCCAGCGCGAGCGCGCCCAGGTCGTAGGCGGGCTTGAAGCGGGGATCCAGGTCCACGATGAGGTTGAGGATGGGCGAGAGGTTCTGGAAGTGGCGGCCGTGGGTGAGCTGGTAGCCCCAGTAGCTGGAAAAGCGCATGTAGAGGGCGTCGGCGGCGAGGTTCTCGAAGCCGAGCACCGCGCGCGCGACCGGTGCCGGGGGCACCGAGAGGTAGCCCTGGCGCCCGGGATCGGCCGGGTGTCGCATGGTGCCGAGCAGCGTGGCGGCACCGCCAAGGGCCGCCAGCGTGAGCAGCCATGGCAAGGACTCGCGCCCCCTCCCCTGCGCCCCCATCGCGGGGGGGGAGGGGGTGGTTGTCGGGGTTGCCTTGAGGGCCACGGCTAGAGCTCCTTGCGCCTGAAGACCAGGACCGACAGGCCGGTCAGGGCGATCATCAGGCACAGGGCGTAGGCGACGCAAAGGCCGAGCTCAGCGGGGGATGGGAGCACCCCGTAGACCACGTCGTTCTTGAGGTTCAAGGCTTCGAGGTTCGGGATCATCCGGTAGAGGACCTCGCCGAAGGTACCCGCGAAGCCGCCCGCGTGCTGACCGTAGGTGCGGATCAGTTCCGTCTGATGCCCCAGGACCATCAGGGCCAGGGCGTAGAGGGCCGCGAGAGTGGGCGAGGTCATCAGGGAGAAGAGCGTGGCGATGCCCGCCACCACGAAGGTCTCGAGCGCGCCGGTCGCGATCGCCACCAGGTAGTGGGGCATCAAGGGCAGGTGCACCACCGCGAGCATGCCGTAGAAGACCAGCGCCATGGCCGCGATCAAGAGGCCGAGGGCGGCGACGAGGCCCAGGTACTTGCCGACGATCAGGGCGGTGCGGCCGATCGGCTTGCTCAGCACCACGTAGAGCGTTCGACGCTCGAGCTCGCGGGGCATGTCGTGCGAGGCCAGGGCGATCGCGACGAGGGTCGAGACGAGCTGCATGGTGCCCAGACCGAAGTCGAGGACGATCTTGGCGCCGGCACCGGGCCCCAGGTCCCCCAGGGCGACCGAGAGGGCCATGAGGCCGAGCCCGAAGAGGAGCGCAAGGTGAAGCAGCTTTTCGTTGAGGGCCGCCTTGAAGCTCAGACGGGCGATCGCGACCACCTTGAAGTCCATGGCCATGTCGCTTGCTAATCAACCTCCGTGATGGTCTTGATGACGTTGATGGGGATGCTGAGCGTCGTGTCCGCCTTGACGCCGAGGTCATTGTTGCCGATCAGCTTGACCTCGGCCGTGATCGTCGGGATCGCCGACGCGGTCGCGCCGCTCGGATCCGTGAGGCCCAGCAGCTCCTGCGTGACGAGGCCGCTGAGCTTCACCGTGACCGATTCGGGCGCGGTGGCGCGATCCTTTTGGGTCAGCTGGATCAAGACCGGCAGGACTGTTGCGCTGGCGAAGGCGGCGGTGTACGAGATCTTGCCGCTCTTGCTCACGGTCCCGGTCGACGGGTTGAAGTACTGCGCCTGGGCCCCCGTGAAGCGAACCGGCGAGGAGTTATTCTCCATCGTCATCACGATGCTGGGATCGGTGACGGTCGCCTTCCCGCTGTCAGGGACCGGACCCTGGGCGCTGCGCGACCACTTGAAGGTCCACGCGATCTGGGCAGGTGCGCCGAGGGTCGCGCGCACGCCGCTGGTCTCGACGATCCCGGCGAAGTACTTGTTGGGGTCGCACGCCGCGACGCTCAGCACGCCGAGGATTAGCAGCAGGGGACTAAGCGCGCGGCTTTTCATCCTTGATTACCTCCGGGGTCAGGAAGATCTGGACTTCGGTTTGCTTGCTCGTGTCGTTGCGAGTCTGGAACAGGCCGCCGAGGAAGGGGATGTCGCCCAGCAGGGGCAGCTTCTTGACGGTCTCGTCCTTGCGCTCCTGGATGAGGCCCCCGATGACGATGGTCTCGCCGTCCTTGACGTAGATCTCCTGGGCCTGGTACTCGCGGGTGCTTTTGAGCGTGGCGATGAGATCCCCTGTCTGCGTGTTGCGGATCCGCTCGCCGGCGACCGAGATGACCGGGTGAATGCTCATCGACACGCCGCCGTTGGAGTCGATGCGCGGGGTCAGCTCCAGGACCACCCCGGTCTCATCCGGGGTGACGGTGCGCGTGATGATGGTGTTGTTGGCGTTCTGGGTGATGTTGGTTTCCATCTTGCCCACGATCTGGTCGGTGATCTTGATGACCGAGGTACGGTTGTCCATGGCCAGGATCTGGGGGCTCGCGAGGACCTTGACCTTGCTCGCGGTGATGAGCGCGTTGAGCTTGACCTGGAAGCTGAGGGCGCCGTTCGCCACGGTGTCGTAGGTGAAGGTGCCGTCGCTGCGGCCCGAGTCGAAGTCGAGCTGCCGGGCGCCCGCCTTGTAGCTGAGCCCCAGATCGCGCGAGTCGTCCACGCCCATCTCGACGATCTGCGTCTTGATGCGGACCTGAGGGCGGCGCTTGTCGATGGACTTGAGCACCGACTCGACCAGCATCAGCTCGCTGCTGGAGCCCATCACCAGGAGCGCGTTCTGGGTGGGCATGGGAATGAAGCGCGGCGAGTCCTGGGAGACGGCGATGATGTCCTTGCGCTGGGTCGGGCGGGCGCCGGGGGCCACGGCCGCGAAGTCGGGCACGCTGTTCTGGAGGCTGGAGATGGCCTTGCCTGCGCCCGCCTCGAAGAAGCTCGCCCGCAAGACGTCCACCGCCTCCTTGGGCGTGACGTAGTTGAGCGGGAAAATCCTGCTCGGCGTGAGAACGTCGAGGCGTCGCACCAGGCTCTCCGCCTGGTTGACCCTGTCCTCGGGGCCGGTCAGCACGATGCGGTTGGAGCGCGGCTCGGTCTTGACGCTGAGCCTGAACAGGTCCCGGATCTCCGAGGCGCTCGGCGCGCCGGCGCCCTCGACGGCGGTCGTCACGGATTCGCTGGCTTCCGCCGAGCCGGCCTTGGGCGACGCGGCGGCCTGCGCGGCCTGGGGATTCAGGTCCAGGAGGTCGTTGAGGGTCGGCAGGATGGCCTGGGCGTTCACGTAGCGAAGGGGCACGAAGCGCATGACCGGCTGGCCGTACTGACCCGACCGGTAGACGACGAAGCTCTTGCCGTAGGGCTGCAAGCGATAGCCGTTGGCCGTCAGCATCGACTCGAGGATCTGGTTGAGGGGGGTCTGGAAGAAGTCAAGCGACACGCTGCCCTGAACCGAGTCGTCGAGGATCAGGTTGAGGTTCCCCGTCTCGGCGATCAGCTGGAGCGCCTCGCGCAGGGTGGTGTTGCGCAGCCGGAAGGTCATCTTGCTCTGGCCTCCGGGCACCGAGACGCGCCCCTGGAGGTAGACGTTGTCCGCCGCGTGGCCGGGGCCGCTCGAGAGCAGGCTTGCCACCACCAGGGGCAGCAGCAACCGTTTGTGTTTCACCAGGCAGTCCTCCCTACAGCGACGCGTCCGAGTATCGTACGATCCACCGGATACGCTGGCTGTGAGTTGCGCACGAAGCTTGTACCCTTGTTCGTGGGCCGCTTAACCCTCTTCACCAGGGGTCGGAGGGCGCGTTGGAGTCGCCGCCCCCGCCGTTGCCGACCTGCCCTTCCAGGTCGTAGGAGTTGCTGCCCGAGGCGAGCCGGGATCCCCTCACGAACCAGTAGGGCGGGATCGCCCCCCCGTCGTTGGGGACGACGGCGACGAGGTAGTTGTAGAAGCTGACGTCCACGTCATCGCCGCCCGCCGAGTCCTGGGCGTGGATCTTGGCCCCGGGGCTGTTGGGGTCGGTCTGCCAGTAGTAGAGGACCCCCCGGTCCCCACTGATGGGGTCCGGCACCTGGCCGCTGTCGCTCGCGATCCCCCCGCCGACGCCGATGTTGGAGTTGTTGTAGACGGCGAACCCGCCCCAGGGGCTCATGTCGAAATCCTGAGGGCGCTTGGCCTGCCAGGTGCTGTAGAGGGTCTGGACATCGGGGTAGTTGCCGCCGCGCAGGGCGTAGAGGGACTCGACGGTGCCCTGGAGGGCCATGACCTTGTCGAGGGCCGCCGAGTCGCCGACCGATTGGCGGTACTGCCGGTAGAGGACGGTGCCCGAGGCGAGCAGGACCGTCCCGATGGTGATCACCAGGATCGCCTCGATCAGCGTGAATCCCGCCTGCTTGTGCGCGCGCATGGGGAGACCTACCTTCCGCTGGTGACCATGTAGTGCTTGTTGGCGCTCTTGAGGCCGGCCAGGCCGTAGCCGGTGATCGGAACCTGCATCTTGCGCGTCTGATCCCAG
The DNA window shown above is from Pantanalinema sp. and carries:
- a CDS encoding ATP-binding protein translates to MTHPDSTSSTIFIQLLSDLGEAALVLEGLHILAANDAFCRMTGYRAEELLVLESCLELAALTDRPFLEHRHRQRLANPGGISHAETRIRHRDGQTLDVSVSVKPLLPDVHRYIVLVRDITQQKRNQEDLRRANEQFAIILQGVADGIFAMDGAGDLVYANDAALRFYGFTRAQAELVDWKAQLSRQVAFSEIGGSPIPIDRLPIMRALAGEVVPGQVMDYHFLETGERRVAMVKATPAFDAEGRVRFAIAIVTDLTERTRLDRLKGDFLNAVTHELRTPLTSIKAYAEFLEDELLGSLSPEQHAFIAQLQRGTRQLEVLVDDLLDFARIEAGEFVVRPQPCDAAAIVRQVAEAFDPIAQARELSLTVSAPGAPLEIQADPNRLVQILNNLMSNALKFTPAGGSVSLGLQGADAETTFVVADTGIGIPSEHMPHLFTKFYQAESSLTRNYKGTGLGLPITKALVEAHGGTISVASVPGAGSTFTIRLPHA
- the tatA gene encoding twin-arginine translocase TatA/TatE family subunit — encoded protein: MRAARQFHSLARSSMLSPTTVAIVAIGALVVFGPKKLPELARSLGKSLAEFKAGAEEAQDVLKREINRPAEAPRSEASASEAKRDDA
- the uvrB gene encoding excinuclease ABC subunit UvrB, with amino-acid sequence MPNPFAIKSAYQPAGDQPTAIAKLKEGLDQGMAAQTLLGATGTGKTYTIAQVIQAAQRPTLVIAHNKTLAAQLCNELREFFPDNRVEFFISYYDYYQPEAYIPSSDTYIEKTSSVNDEIDKLRHSATRSLLERRDTIVVASVSCIYGLGAPEEYLKGTVFLNRGDELGRDALLMHLVGVQYERNDVELMRGRFRVRGDTLEIVPAWEENVFRIEFFGDEIDRITEIDPVTGEVVSTRDELAIYPAKHFVTSEDRMQAIIADIEAELARRLPELRGANKLLEAQRLEQRTNYDLEMIREIGYCNGVENYSRHFTGRAPGEPPPTLLDYFPDDFLVVIDESHVSIPQIQGMFHGDRVRKETLVEHGFRLPSAKDNRPLKIDEFWERVGQKIFVSATPGDYELRVSDRVVEQIIRPTGLLDPEVLVRPIEGQIDDLVGEIRERVAREERVLVTTLTKKMAEDLTEYLQEIGIRVRYLHSDIKSLERIEILRDLRLGAFDVLVGVNLLREGLDLPEVSLVAILDADKEGFLRAHRSLIQMIGRAARHPKGKVLMYADKMTDSMVKALEETERRRALQFAHNERHGIVPKAIVKSTRNLILESLSAVDKTAAAVPMSAPANPGDLAGMIKDLEVQMKAAAAILDFETAAALRDRIQGLRAQQEKARKDMKLHG
- a CDS encoding protein kinase, with product MADLRTHRELTERGEAAIVSALLALGDAYVVLPHLLLSGMLGPRNPDDLDVVVLGPAGAALIEYRHWHGRLTVSEAPTPWILHYAAGGSEPRPNPVSSLRDKAQALLEHLSASGAAPATVLKAVVVPDRTRIEGEAQEPVMPLSALALWLEGALSGPASPWTLQAADLLRPPVPPRMVNQYRLTSLLGREGDHTTYLAFDTLKHRLVTLREMPYDPFQRPEDLDRARTELLREAKLTMELFHPAIARIDQLIPQDDCYYVVGEWIEGAQNLREALSHGVLTVESALDLAIACADALAYAHGRGIVHRNVRPENILLAGRAVKLTNFKMAKKADLGTRSTFDLRQMAQENPYAAPEFKLGAEGHHRVDVRADVYALGAVLYEALSGNPPVHLDEKYWHAPSASRSGIPEGLDAAIQQALRFDPAQRFSTMAAFRERLLAIREGRSADPKPARYVERRLVKRTRNSLLYRALDRERGHEVALKKILLDPAVCPDARSAAVQRLLREAQIARTLVHPRIVTVLDQFVEDEDPYVVMEWLEGHDVREHLDGRRAALTCEEALDLVRQAGEALSYAHEQGIVHCDLKPENLMREGSRVTVLDFGLASRVGADPSPEALPAGTPRYMAPEVLQGLAADPRSDVFSLAVVLYELLTGRYPYGPEVLMGRFAPSESETMLAPPSHLNLAVPPALDAPLMRALAVAPEARTPTMAEFLAELAAADEAMNAGGFLPRGNAPLRALFLGGLGLVVVGGLGLGVYLGGPGLIGGLPQQSAPQPSPADAFASRPALERTPAPLPSEVPAPEPTPQPTQAPVTPAHEVSWASSAVSINGVTVRVERIIGDKGQSLVTLKVTNGTDAVVSFLKPQEALGRLVITDDLSGDYSRDVDWTSLPLVLSQVEAGQTAEGTLRLTRTIDPAAGMVRLLLKEDGGVSREFLLRAYRLEN
- a CDS encoding prepilin-type N-terminal cleavage/methylation domain-containing protein gives rise to the protein MSRRNNQSGFTLIEVSLAIVIGVIVLAGAITLYNQSKISAGNSKAQEKVLALATMAEEISANRGGSYPDAAGLQTAWEARRDDAKSSPWGGAITPSVASGSWASSLGYTSTASAGVIFYSTGAGTMSFNDIGSVASPSFANFAIGIVPPSGGGVGFIQGGK
- a CDS encoding ABC transporter permease subunit codes for the protein MDFKVVAIARLSFKAALNEKLLHLALLFGLGLMALSVALGDLGPGAGAKIVLDFGLGTMQLVSTLVAIALASHDMPRELERRTLYVVLSKPIGRTALIVGKYLGLVAALGLLIAAMALVFYGMLAVVHLPLMPHYLVAIATGALETFVVAGIATLFSLMTSPTLAALYALALMVLGHQTELIRTYGQHAGGFAGTFGEVLYRMIPNLEALNLKNDVVYGVLPSPAELGLCVAYALCLMIALTGLSVLVFRRKEL
- a CDS encoding secretin N-terminal domain-containing protein; translated protein: MKHKRLLLPLVVASLLSSGPGHAADNVYLQGRVSVPGGQSKMTFRLRNTTLREALQLIAETGNLNLILDDSVQGSVSLDFFQTPLNQILESMLTANGYRLQPYGKSFVVYRSGQYGQPVMRFVPLRYVNAQAILPTLNDLLDLNPQAAQAAASPKAGSAEASESVTTAVEGAGAPSASEIRDLFRLSVKTEPRSNRIVLTGPEDRVNQAESLVRRLDVLTPSRIFPLNYVTPKEAVDVLRASFFEAGAGKAISSLQNSVPDFAAVAPGARPTQRKDIIAVSQDSPRFIPMPTQNALLVMGSSSELMLVESVLKSIDKRRPQVRIKTQIVEMGVDDSRDLGLSYKAGARQLDFDSGRSDGTFTYDTVANGALSFQVKLNALITASKVKVLASPQILAMDNRTSVIKITDQIVGKMETNITQNANNTIITRTVTPDETGVVLELTPRIDSNGGVSMSIHPVISVAGERIRNTQTGDLIATLKSTREYQAQEIYVKDGETIVIGGLIQERKDETVKKLPLLGDIPFLGGLFQTRNDTSKQTEVQIFLTPEVIKDEKPRA
- a CDS encoding type II secretion system protein, producing the protein MRAHKQAGFTLIEAILVITIGTVLLASGTVLYRQYRQSVGDSAALDKVMALQGTVESLYALRGGNYPDVQTLYSTWQAKRPQDFDMSPWGGFAVYNNSNIGVGGGIASDSGQVPDPISGDRGVLYYWQTDPNSPGAKIHAQDSAGGDDVDVSFYNYLVAVVPNDGGAIPPYWFVRGSRLASGSNSYDLEGQVGNGGGGDSNAPSDPW